GTTAACACTGCAGAGGCTGTTCTGACTCCTCTTAAACTTGTCTCCCACAGAACAAAAAGCACAATAAGGGGAAAATATGTTCTCTCTACAATGTCAGAAAGTCCCACTGTCATGAGGGAATACCCTACTCCGCCACAGACACCATTAATAAATGAGCATAGTTCTCATTCTGATACAGACAGGAAAATGGGCGTGTCCTCAACAACATGGTCTACATATTTTAATACCATAACCTCTAATACTGGGGGACTTTCCACTAAAACCCTGGGACTCAATGGACATAGTAGGTATCTTTCTCTAccatctgtctcctctcactcaccTGATAGAGCATTCTCCCCTGGtccatctgtctcctctcactcaccTGATAGAGCATTCTCCCCtggtccatctgtccatctgtccatctgtctcctctcactcaccTGATAGAGCATTCTCCCCTGGtccatctgtctcctctcactcaccTGATAGAGCATTCTCCCCTGGtccatctgtctcctctcactcaccCATTCTCCCCTGGtccatctgtctcctctcactcaccTGATAGAGCATTCTCCCCTGGtccatctgtctcctctcactcaccTGATAGAGCATTCTCCCCTGGTGCAGCTACACTGATGTCAAATGGGAGAGAGGATACCTTTGTTGGACACACATCTGTCACATATTCTAAAGTGACACCATTACCCAATCCCTGGAGTTTGACGCCAGCCAATCTGGTGGCTTCTATATCCTCCACTACACAGAAGAGAACCACGGAGAACAACACTCCCCTGTTAGAGGGGGTAACATCAGCATTAACAGAGTCCATGCCAGAGAACAACACTCCCCTGTTAGAGGGGGTAACATCAGCATTATCAGAGTCCATGCCAGAGAGCAACACTCCCCTGTTAGAGGGGGTAACATCAGCATTATCAGAGTCCATGCCAGAGAACAACACTCCCCTGTTAGAGGGGGTAACATCAGCATTATCAGTGTCCATGCCAGAGAACAACACTCCCCTGTTAGAGGGGGTAACATCAGCATTATCAGAGTCCATGCCAGAGAACAACACTCCCCTGTTAGAGGGGGTAACATCACCATTATCAGTGTCCATGCCAGAGAACAACACTCCCCTGTTAGAGGGGGTAACATCACCATTATCAGTGTCCATGCCAGAGAACAACACTCCCCTGTTAGAGGGGGTAACATCACCATTATCAGTGTCCATGCCAGTCTCTACCACAACTGATAACTCTGTGACTATTTCAGCCGTCATCTACCTCTCATCTGCCCATCAGAACAAGTATACAGCGTCTGAGAGGAATGTAAGTGTTAGCACGTCGGAGTCTGTCACTATTTCTGACGCAACAGTTCTGAATACCCCTGCACCCCATGAACATGTCATTATGGATACGGGACATACTAACTCAACAATGAACGTACAAGTAGACTTGTCATCATcaccctcatcatcatcatcattatcatcctcaccatcatcattatcaccatcttcatcatcatcagcaGCAGCGATATCTTCATCACCAGTGTCTTCATCATCTTCCGCCTTGTCAtcaatgacatcatcatcatccgtTGTGTCACACCAATCTCACATCAACAGTGTGTCTAGTCCCACCACAGCTCCCagtctgtcctccctctccatggAACGTTCtgattcaacatcatcatccACTTCTGGGTTGAGTGTGATGTCACCATCCCCATCAAGTGTCTTACCCTCCACTGGTATGACGTCATCATCCTCTGCCCTTTTGTCATGTCCCATGCCCTCATGTCCCATGGTGTGACTTCATCACCCAGCTCCCTGGCATCCAGCGTGACATCATCATCCACTGTCCACTtgtccactggtatgtcatcttCCTCCGCACTCATGTCTCGTGGTGTTACATCATCATTAATTGCCCTGGCATCTAGTGTGACATCAtcattcccctcccatctctcagaGGAAGTGAGTGTGACTTCTGTTCTTGTTACAGAGACAGCGATGGACGAGTTAACTGTGGGAACATCCATAGAGACAGGGGTTCATTTCCCCAAAGACAACGAGACCAGATTATCCCAAACAGGGAACCTCACCTTAGGCGACAGGCCTGCACTCACAACGTCACAGGTGTCACCTTTGACCCCTCGAGAGGACACAACGACTGCATCCCTCCAGCTCACGACCGTGACCACCACAACCATAGCTTCAACCACAACACAGCCAATCACAGAGAGCCCAACCACGACAACAACACGCAGAACCACCACTGCTCCAGCCTCCAGGAGAACACTGCCACCTCCAATCCCAAAGACAAAACCCAGAGGGACGACCACCCCGTTCCCCTTCACCACCACCACGGAGGCTCCACCCCGGCAGTGCAACGTCACAGAGAAGATCTGGGTTAAAACAAGTAAGAGACACAGAAAAAAGAATGACATGAACCTTTTCTCAACAGGTTGTTACATTGTTGGTCGTAGTTGGGGTTATGGTTGTAAATACACAGATATATAGTTGACTATATATACAGTAGTTCTATTTTCCAAATAGAATatgccttccctctctcttctcttccctgcctcctcctccctctctctctttctctctctctcccacccctctcccccctctctctctctctctctctctctctcccacccccctctctctctctctggtggacaGTCACGTCGTAGggagtgcatctctctctctctctctctctctctctctctctctctctctctctctctctctctctctctctctctctctctatcccacccctctctccccccctctctctctctctctctctctctccctctcatatttTTGTCTCTACAGTTCTGACCATCCATGTGAGAAGGAACCGCCTGGACAGCATCCAGAGACAGAACCTGCGTAGAGGGCTGACCCAGGCTCTGAGTAGAGCTCTGAATGACACCACTGCCCAGGCTCAGGTCAGTAGGACTCacacttactctctctttctctgtatgtatctatctctctctctctgtctttgtctctgtctctctatatcactatctctctctctctctccctatatcactctctctctctctctctctctctctctctctctctctctctctctctctctctctctctctctctctctctctctgtctctctatatcactctctctctctcgctgtctttcatGTGTGGTGTAGCCTCTGCTGAGTCCTCAACAACTGGATGTTCTGGTTTTCAGGGGAAATGAAAAAAAGAGAGCCTGTGACCTGACTTCTACTTTTGGACATAACAAGGTGACCGCAGGGCGAcataactcctcctccacatttactggattggttgaacagacCAGAATATAGGGGATCTAGTTCCAGGTGTTTCTCTTACGCCTGCTACGTTAGGGGATGTGTGTTAAGATAGAGGACGCGGGTCTGGGCAGAGGAGATGTAGTCGTTGTTTGTGTGCGAAAAAATGTACTTGGCCGAAACCTGTACTCAGTGACTAAGGCAAAACACCTTAAAGACTGGGAAAAACGCCCACCTCACACATCTGAGGA
The sequence above is a segment of the Oncorhynchus gorbuscha isolate QuinsamMale2020 ecotype Even-year unplaced genomic scaffold, OgorEven_v1.0 Un_scaffold_5143, whole genome shotgun sequence genome. Coding sequences within it:
- the LOC124028969 gene encoding cell wall protein DAN4-like, which produces CLGAGDKLQVDPTPPLQTSPHPADQRGVRKGRCLSYETNNVASGSSDVPNDTTASAHPIHPLAGLLLVDEEPLSVGQPDGRAVSEGVGLKEQPAFSSILTLLADKHPLSLVRSKTSPTITKDNNQTSLWPSVAPFSSSSSSVEPSRDLSDSSETAMDELTVGTSIETGVHFPKDNETRLSQTGNLTLGDRPALTTSQVSPLTPREDTTTASLQLTTVTTTTIASTTTQPITESPTTTTTRRTTTAPASRRTLPPPIPKTKPRGTTTPFPFTTTTEAPPRQCNVTEKIWVKTILTIHVRRNRLDSIQRQNLRRGLTQALSRALNDTTAQAQ